The following coding sequences are from one Prionailurus viverrinus isolate Anna chromosome D2, UM_Priviv_1.0, whole genome shotgun sequence window:
- the CHST3 gene encoding carbohydrate sulfotransferase 3 isoform X3: protein MPLGAALSRGQLGASYPLGKRILRVSDRLKQIPQPLADANSTDPALILADNASLLSLSELDSAFTQLQGRLRNLSLQLGVEPAAEAAAGAQGEAEAKAKEPPRPREARPRRHVLLMATTRTGSSFVGEFFNQQGNIFYLFEPLWHIERTVSFESGGANAAGSALVYRDVLKQLFLCDLYVLEHFISPLPEDHLTQFMFRRGSSRSLCEDPVCTPFVKKVFEKYHCKNRRCGPLNVTLAAEACRRKEHMALKAVRIRQLEFLQPLAEDPRLDLRVIQLVRDPRAVLASRMVAFAGKYEGWKKWLAEGQARLGEEEVQRLRGNCESIRLSAELGLRQPAWLRGRYMLVRYEDVARWPLQKAREMYRFAGIPLTAQVEDWIRRNTQAAQDGSGIYSTQKNSSEQFEKWRFSMPFKLAQVVQAACAPAMHLFGYRLARDAASLTNRSVSLLEERGTFWVT from the exons ATGCCTCTGGGAGCAGCCCTCAGCCGAGGCCAGCTGGGAGCTTCATATCCCTTAGGCAAGAGAATCCTCAG GGTGTCAGACAGGCTGAAGCAGATCCCACAACCCCTGGCAGACGCCAACAGCACCGACCCAGCCCTCATCTTGGCCGACAATGCGTCCCTTCTGTCCCTGAGCGAGCTCGATTCAGCCTTCACCCAGCTGCAGGGCCGCCTGCGAAACCTCAGTCTGCAGCTGGGTGTAGAGCCAGCAGCGGAGGCCGCCGCCGGGGCCCAGGGCGAGGCGGAGGCCAAGGCCAAGGAGCCACCCCGACCCCGCGAGGCCCGGCCGCGGCGCCACGTGCTCCTCATGGCCACCACCCGCACCGGCTCCTCGTTCGTGGGCGAGTTCTTCAACCAGCAGGGCAACATCTTCTACCTCTTTGAGCCGCTGTGGCACATCGAGCGCACCGTGTCCTTCGAGTCGGGAGGCGCCAACGCCGCGGGCTCGGCGCTCGTCTACCGCGACGTGCTCAAGCAGCTGTTCCTGTGCGACCTGTACGTGCTGGAGCACTTCATCAGCCCCCTGCCGGAGGACCACCTGACCCAGTTCATGTTCCGCCGCGGCTCCAGCCGCTCCCTGTGCGAGGACCCCGTGTGCACGCCCTTCGTCAAGAAGGTCTTCGAGAAGTACCACTGCAAGAACCGTCGCTGCGGGCCCCTCAACGTGACGCTGGCGGCCGAGGCCTGCCGCCGCAAGGAGCACATGGCCCTCAAGGCCGTGCGCATCCGGCAGCTGGAGTTCCTGCAGCCGCTGGCCGAGGACCCCCGGCTGGACCTGCGCGTCATCCAGCTGGTGCGCGACCCGCGTGCCGTGCTGGCCTCCCGCATGGTGGCCTTCGCCGGCAAGTACGAGGGCTGGAAGAAGTGGCTGGCCGAGGGGCAGGCgcggctgggggaggaggaggtgcaGCGGCTGAGGGGCAACTGCGAGAGCATCCGGCTGTCGGCCGAGCTGGGCCTCCGGCAGCCGGCCTGGCTGCGCGGCCGCTACATGCTGGTGCGCTACGAGGACGTGGCGCGCTGGCCGCTGCAGAAGGCGCGCGAGATGTACCGCTTCGCCGGCATCCCCCTGACGGCGCAGGTGGAGGACTGGATCCGGAGGAACACGCAGGCGGCCCAGGACGGCAGCGGCATCTACTCCACGCAGAAGAACTCCTCGGAGCAGTTCGAGAAGTGGCGCTTCAGCATGCCCTTCAAGCTGGCGCAGGTGGTGCAGGCCGCCTGCGCCCCGGCCATGCACCTGTTCGGCTACCGGCTGGCGCGGGACGCCGCCTCCCTCACCAACCGCTCCGTCAGCCTGCTGGAGGAGCGCGGAACCTTCTGGGTCACGTAG
- the CHST3 gene encoding carbohydrate sulfotransferase 3 isoform X2, whose product MEKGLAFPQDCRDLLHSLRMKSKYALFLAFVVVVFVFIEKENKIISRVSDRLKQIPQPLADANSTDPALILADNASLLSLSELDSAFTQLQGRLRNLSLQLGVEPAAEAAAGAQGEAEAKAKEPPRPREARPRRHVLLMATTRTGSSFVGEFFNQQGNIFYLFEPLWHIERTVSFESGGANAAGSALVYRDVLKQLFLCDLYVLEHFISPLPEDHLTQFMFRRGSSRSLCEDPVCTPFVKKVFEKYHCKNRRCGPLNVTLAAEACRRKEHMALKAVRIRQLEFLQPLAEDPRLDLRVIQLVRDPRAVLASRMVAFAGKYEGWKKWLAEGQARLGEEEVQRLRGNCESIRLSAELGLRQPAWLRGRYMLVRYEDVARWPLQKAREMYRFAGIPLTAQVEDWIRRNTQAAQDGSGIYSTQKNSSEQFEKWRFSMPFKLAQVVQAACAPAMHLFGYRLARDAASLTNRSVSLLEERGTFWVT is encoded by the coding sequence GGTGTCAGACAGGCTGAAGCAGATCCCACAACCCCTGGCAGACGCCAACAGCACCGACCCAGCCCTCATCTTGGCCGACAATGCGTCCCTTCTGTCCCTGAGCGAGCTCGATTCAGCCTTCACCCAGCTGCAGGGCCGCCTGCGAAACCTCAGTCTGCAGCTGGGTGTAGAGCCAGCAGCGGAGGCCGCCGCCGGGGCCCAGGGCGAGGCGGAGGCCAAGGCCAAGGAGCCACCCCGACCCCGCGAGGCCCGGCCGCGGCGCCACGTGCTCCTCATGGCCACCACCCGCACCGGCTCCTCGTTCGTGGGCGAGTTCTTCAACCAGCAGGGCAACATCTTCTACCTCTTTGAGCCGCTGTGGCACATCGAGCGCACCGTGTCCTTCGAGTCGGGAGGCGCCAACGCCGCGGGCTCGGCGCTCGTCTACCGCGACGTGCTCAAGCAGCTGTTCCTGTGCGACCTGTACGTGCTGGAGCACTTCATCAGCCCCCTGCCGGAGGACCACCTGACCCAGTTCATGTTCCGCCGCGGCTCCAGCCGCTCCCTGTGCGAGGACCCCGTGTGCACGCCCTTCGTCAAGAAGGTCTTCGAGAAGTACCACTGCAAGAACCGTCGCTGCGGGCCCCTCAACGTGACGCTGGCGGCCGAGGCCTGCCGCCGCAAGGAGCACATGGCCCTCAAGGCCGTGCGCATCCGGCAGCTGGAGTTCCTGCAGCCGCTGGCCGAGGACCCCCGGCTGGACCTGCGCGTCATCCAGCTGGTGCGCGACCCGCGTGCCGTGCTGGCCTCCCGCATGGTGGCCTTCGCCGGCAAGTACGAGGGCTGGAAGAAGTGGCTGGCCGAGGGGCAGGCgcggctgggggaggaggaggtgcaGCGGCTGAGGGGCAACTGCGAGAGCATCCGGCTGTCGGCCGAGCTGGGCCTCCGGCAGCCGGCCTGGCTGCGCGGCCGCTACATGCTGGTGCGCTACGAGGACGTGGCGCGCTGGCCGCTGCAGAAGGCGCGCGAGATGTACCGCTTCGCCGGCATCCCCCTGACGGCGCAGGTGGAGGACTGGATCCGGAGGAACACGCAGGCGGCCCAGGACGGCAGCGGCATCTACTCCACGCAGAAGAACTCCTCGGAGCAGTTCGAGAAGTGGCGCTTCAGCATGCCCTTCAAGCTGGCGCAGGTGGTGCAGGCCGCCTGCGCCCCGGCCATGCACCTGTTCGGCTACCGGCTGGCGCGGGACGCCGCCTCCCTCACCAACCGCTCCGTCAGCCTGCTGGAGGAGCGCGGAACCTTCTGGGTCACGTAG
- the CHST3 gene encoding carbohydrate sulfotransferase 3 isoform X1: MLQAPDPSRGQSDPPPPEEARRPGVSDRLKQIPQPLADANSTDPALILADNASLLSLSELDSAFTQLQGRLRNLSLQLGVEPAAEAAAGAQGEAEAKAKEPPRPREARPRRHVLLMATTRTGSSFVGEFFNQQGNIFYLFEPLWHIERTVSFESGGANAAGSALVYRDVLKQLFLCDLYVLEHFISPLPEDHLTQFMFRRGSSRSLCEDPVCTPFVKKVFEKYHCKNRRCGPLNVTLAAEACRRKEHMALKAVRIRQLEFLQPLAEDPRLDLRVIQLVRDPRAVLASRMVAFAGKYEGWKKWLAEGQARLGEEEVQRLRGNCESIRLSAELGLRQPAWLRGRYMLVRYEDVARWPLQKAREMYRFAGIPLTAQVEDWIRRNTQAAQDGSGIYSTQKNSSEQFEKWRFSMPFKLAQVVQAACAPAMHLFGYRLARDAASLTNRSVSLLEERGTFWVT; encoded by the coding sequence GGTGTCAGACAGGCTGAAGCAGATCCCACAACCCCTGGCAGACGCCAACAGCACCGACCCAGCCCTCATCTTGGCCGACAATGCGTCCCTTCTGTCCCTGAGCGAGCTCGATTCAGCCTTCACCCAGCTGCAGGGCCGCCTGCGAAACCTCAGTCTGCAGCTGGGTGTAGAGCCAGCAGCGGAGGCCGCCGCCGGGGCCCAGGGCGAGGCGGAGGCCAAGGCCAAGGAGCCACCCCGACCCCGCGAGGCCCGGCCGCGGCGCCACGTGCTCCTCATGGCCACCACCCGCACCGGCTCCTCGTTCGTGGGCGAGTTCTTCAACCAGCAGGGCAACATCTTCTACCTCTTTGAGCCGCTGTGGCACATCGAGCGCACCGTGTCCTTCGAGTCGGGAGGCGCCAACGCCGCGGGCTCGGCGCTCGTCTACCGCGACGTGCTCAAGCAGCTGTTCCTGTGCGACCTGTACGTGCTGGAGCACTTCATCAGCCCCCTGCCGGAGGACCACCTGACCCAGTTCATGTTCCGCCGCGGCTCCAGCCGCTCCCTGTGCGAGGACCCCGTGTGCACGCCCTTCGTCAAGAAGGTCTTCGAGAAGTACCACTGCAAGAACCGTCGCTGCGGGCCCCTCAACGTGACGCTGGCGGCCGAGGCCTGCCGCCGCAAGGAGCACATGGCCCTCAAGGCCGTGCGCATCCGGCAGCTGGAGTTCCTGCAGCCGCTGGCCGAGGACCCCCGGCTGGACCTGCGCGTCATCCAGCTGGTGCGCGACCCGCGTGCCGTGCTGGCCTCCCGCATGGTGGCCTTCGCCGGCAAGTACGAGGGCTGGAAGAAGTGGCTGGCCGAGGGGCAGGCgcggctgggggaggaggaggtgcaGCGGCTGAGGGGCAACTGCGAGAGCATCCGGCTGTCGGCCGAGCTGGGCCTCCGGCAGCCGGCCTGGCTGCGCGGCCGCTACATGCTGGTGCGCTACGAGGACGTGGCGCGCTGGCCGCTGCAGAAGGCGCGCGAGATGTACCGCTTCGCCGGCATCCCCCTGACGGCGCAGGTGGAGGACTGGATCCGGAGGAACACGCAGGCGGCCCAGGACGGCAGCGGCATCTACTCCACGCAGAAGAACTCCTCGGAGCAGTTCGAGAAGTGGCGCTTCAGCATGCCCTTCAAGCTGGCGCAGGTGGTGCAGGCCGCCTGCGCCCCGGCCATGCACCTGTTCGGCTACCGGCTGGCGCGGGACGCCGCCTCCCTCACCAACCGCTCCGTCAGCCTGCTGGAGGAGCGCGGAACCTTCTGGGTCACGTAG